A genomic stretch from Burkholderia pyrrocinia includes:
- a CDS encoding spermidine synthase: MTRLIKRASAEARAFKQGKPSSYNGSEKLQPPRVKRRPEIDEHDDVPVLEAPRKPRFAPVTFSEEGGVRFLHFGTEWVQGAMRISKPLHIELEYAQQMMAWLLFLETPERIVQLGLGTGALTKFSHRFLPHAKVEAVELNPAVIVAARTMFAMPPDDARLAVHEADAWDFVNDPANRGTTGAIQIDLYDATARGPVLDSVAFYRAVRGCLADAGIATINLFGDHPSFVRNMKHLNAAFDHRVIALPEVHDGNRIAIAFSGPALDVPFAQLDARAKLIEDTLKLPARKWVKALKETIGARDTSFAI; this comes from the coding sequence ATGACCCGACTGATCAAGCGTGCGTCCGCCGAGGCGCGTGCGTTCAAGCAAGGCAAGCCGTCCTCCTACAACGGCTCCGAAAAACTCCAGCCGCCGCGTGTGAAGCGCCGCCCGGAAATCGACGAACACGACGACGTGCCCGTGCTCGAAGCGCCGCGCAAGCCGCGCTTCGCGCCCGTCACGTTCTCCGAAGAGGGCGGCGTGCGCTTCCTGCACTTCGGCACCGAATGGGTGCAGGGTGCGATGCGGATTTCGAAGCCGCTGCATATCGAACTCGAATACGCGCAGCAGATGATGGCGTGGCTGCTGTTCCTCGAAACGCCCGAGCGGATCGTCCAGCTCGGGCTCGGCACCGGCGCGCTGACCAAGTTCTCGCACCGCTTCCTGCCGCACGCGAAGGTCGAGGCCGTCGAGCTGAACCCGGCCGTGATCGTCGCCGCGCGCACGATGTTCGCGATGCCGCCCGACGACGCGCGCCTCGCCGTGCACGAAGCCGACGCCTGGGATTTCGTCAACGATCCGGCCAACCGCGGCACGACGGGCGCGATCCAGATCGACCTGTACGACGCGACCGCGCGCGGCCCGGTGCTCGACAGCGTCGCGTTCTACCGCGCGGTGCGCGGCTGCCTCGCCGACGCGGGCATCGCGACGATCAACCTGTTCGGCGATCATCCGAGCTTCGTGCGCAACATGAAGCATCTGAACGCGGCGTTCGATCATCGCGTGATCGCGCTGCCCGAAGTGCACGACGGCAACCGGATCGCGATCGCGTTCTCGGGCCCCGCGCTCGACGTGCCGTTCGCGCAGCTCGACGCACGCGCGAAGCTGATCGAGGACACGCTGAAGCTGCCCGCGCGCAAGTGGGTGAAAGCTTTGAAAGAAACGATCGGCGCACGCGATACCTCGTTCGCGATCTGA
- a CDS encoding DNA-deoxyinosine glycosylase yields the protein MLQGFGPVVGPNTRTMILGSFPGEASLDAAQYYAHPRNQFWRLLGAVLREPELHALDYDARLERVLKHGIGIWDVLAACHREGSLDSAIRNAKPNDFDSLREHAPLLKKVCFNGKTAGRFAEVIGAAGYETLVLPSSSPANASLSFEQKLLRWREVES from the coding sequence ATGCTGCAGGGCTTCGGGCCGGTGGTCGGGCCGAATACGCGTACGATGATCCTCGGCAGCTTTCCGGGCGAGGCGTCGCTCGATGCCGCGCAGTACTACGCGCATCCGCGCAATCAATTCTGGCGGCTTTTGGGGGCGGTTCTGCGTGAGCCGGAACTGCACGCGCTCGATTACGATGCGCGGCTCGAACGCGTGTTGAAGCACGGCATCGGCATCTGGGACGTGCTCGCCGCGTGCCATCGCGAAGGCAGTCTCGATTCGGCGATTCGGAATGCGAAGCCGAACGACTTCGACTCGTTGCGTGAGCATGCGCCGTTGCTGAAGAAGGTCTGCTTCAACGGCAAGACGGCGGGGCGGTTTGCCGAAGTGATCGGCGCCGCCGGTTACGAAACGCTCGTCCTGCCGTCTTCGAGCCCGGCGAATGCTTCGCTTTCGTTCGAGCAAAAGCTGCTGCGTTGGCGCGAAGTCGAATCCTGA
- a CDS encoding chorismate--pyruvate lyase family protein: MRFDGGQAGWRETPRPGCTLDQRDWLTRGGSLTAHLARLGRVNVRVTREAVDCPWFDEPDALASSPRAPMWVREVLLSVDGTPYVAAHSIAPLAASKGVWQAMRRLRTRPLAELLYSDPQVERSALVSRRVIAGHPLYALASHALGVGARAPHAFVARRSVFQRHGKPLMVTECMLPALWRHLDAHGDGPRSGGQGGGA; the protein is encoded by the coding sequence ATGCGATTCGACGGCGGTCAGGCCGGCTGGCGCGAGACGCCGCGGCCTGGCTGCACGCTCGATCAGCGCGACTGGCTGACGCGCGGCGGATCGCTGACCGCGCATCTCGCGCGGCTCGGCCGCGTGAACGTGCGCGTGACGCGCGAGGCCGTCGACTGTCCGTGGTTCGACGAGCCCGACGCGCTGGCCAGTTCGCCGCGCGCACCGATGTGGGTGCGCGAGGTGCTCCTGTCGGTCGACGGAACGCCGTACGTCGCCGCGCACAGCATCGCGCCGCTCGCCGCAAGCAAGGGCGTGTGGCAGGCGATGCGGCGGCTGCGCACGCGGCCGCTGGCGGAGCTGCTGTACAGCGATCCGCAGGTCGAGCGCTCGGCGCTCGTCAGCCGGCGCGTGATCGCGGGCCATCCGCTGTATGCGCTCGCGAGCCATGCGCTCGGCGTAGGCGCGCGCGCGCCGCACGCGTTCGTGGCGCGGCGCTCGGTGTTCCAGCGTCACGGCAAACCGTTGATGGTCACCGAGTGCATGCTGCCGGCGCTGTGGCGTCATCTCGACGCGCATGGCGACGGGCCGCGCTCGGGCGGCCAGGGCGGAGGCGCGTGA
- a CDS encoding benzoate/H(+) symporter BenE family transporter, with product MNPLPTASAGRAGGRRFFADTSVSALVAGFVAMMTGYTSSLVLMFQAGRAAHLTDAQISSWIWALSIGMALTTIGLSLRFRAPVVVAWSTPGAALLIASLPGVPYAEAIGAFVVCALLLTAIGVSGLFDTLMRKIPAGIAAALLAGILFEIGIEIFRAAQFQTALVLAMFFTYLIVKRLAPRYAIVTTLIVGTAVAGGLGLLDFSRFHIALAQPVFTMPAFSIASIVSIGIPLFVVAMASQNVPGIAVLRADGYQTPSSPLIATTGLASLLLAPFGSHGVNLAAITAAICTGPEAHEDRAKRYTAAVWCGTFYLVAGIFGATIAALFSALPKALVVSVAALALFGSIMSGLANAMQDVKQREAALVTFMVTASGLTLLSIGSAFWGLVAGIVTQVILNARRPA from the coding sequence ATGAACCCCTTGCCCACCGCGAGCGCAGGCCGCGCCGGCGGCCGCCGCTTTTTCGCCGACACGTCCGTCTCGGCGCTCGTCGCCGGCTTCGTCGCGATGATGACGGGCTACACGAGCTCGCTCGTACTGATGTTCCAGGCCGGCCGCGCCGCGCACCTCACCGATGCGCAGATCTCGTCGTGGATCTGGGCGCTGTCGATCGGCATGGCGCTGACGACGATCGGCCTGTCGCTGCGCTTTCGCGCGCCCGTCGTCGTCGCGTGGTCGACGCCCGGCGCCGCGCTCCTGATCGCGTCGCTGCCCGGCGTGCCCTACGCCGAGGCGATCGGCGCATTCGTCGTGTGTGCGCTGCTGCTGACGGCCATCGGCGTGAGCGGCCTGTTCGACACGCTGATGCGCAAGATTCCGGCCGGCATCGCCGCCGCGCTGCTCGCGGGCATCCTGTTCGAGATCGGCATCGAGATCTTCCGCGCCGCGCAGTTCCAGACCGCGCTCGTGCTCGCGATGTTCTTCACGTACCTGATCGTCAAGCGGCTTGCGCCGCGCTATGCGATCGTGACGACGCTGATCGTCGGCACGGCGGTGGCCGGCGGCCTCGGCCTGCTCGACTTCAGCCGCTTCCACATCGCGCTCGCGCAGCCCGTGTTCACGATGCCGGCGTTTTCGATCGCGTCGATCGTCAGCATCGGCATTCCGCTGTTCGTCGTCGCGATGGCGTCGCAGAACGTGCCGGGCATCGCGGTGCTGCGCGCGGACGGCTATCAGACGCCGTCGTCGCCGCTGATCGCGACGACTGGCCTCGCATCGCTGCTGCTCGCGCCGTTCGGCTCGCACGGCGTGAACCTCGCGGCGATCACCGCCGCGATCTGCACGGGCCCCGAAGCGCATGAGGATCGCGCGAAGCGTTACACGGCCGCCGTGTGGTGCGGCACGTTCTACCTGGTCGCCGGGATCTTCGGCGCGACGATCGCCGCGCTGTTCTCGGCGCTGCCGAAGGCGCTCGTCGTGTCGGTCGCCGCGCTCGCGCTGTTCGGCTCGATCATGAGCGGGCTCGCGAACGCGATGCAGGACGTGAAGCAGCGCGAAGCAGCGCTCGTCACGTTCATGGTCACCGCGTCGGGCCTCACGCTGCTGTCGATCGGCTCGGCGTTCTGGGGGCTCGTCGCGGGGATCGTCACGCAGGTGATCCTGAACGCGCGGCGCCCGGCGTGA
- a CDS encoding DUF3311 domain-containing protein: MAHDADANRAAKRWLWLLVLPLIAMVWVPSYNKVDPQWLGFPFFYWYQLLWVFISAVITAFVYFKTKNAWKASGPQGGAR; the protein is encoded by the coding sequence ATGGCTCACGATGCCGACGCCAACCGGGCCGCCAAGCGCTGGCTCTGGCTGCTGGTACTGCCGCTGATCGCGATGGTCTGGGTGCCGTCGTACAACAAGGTCGATCCGCAATGGCTCGGCTTTCCGTTCTTCTACTGGTACCAGCTGCTGTGGGTCTTCATTAGCGCGGTGATCACCGCGTTCGTGTACTTCAAGACCAAGAACGCGTGGAAGGCGAGCGGCCCGCAGGGAGGTGCGCGATGA
- a CDS encoding VOC family protein, translating to MQVQPYLTFYGRADEALRFYEKALGAKTMFKMHFKDAPPNPEHAITPEMADKVMHASFTIGDSMIMCSDGDCSQPAGTHAGYSLSLNPATVEEGKKLFDALADGGEVTMPFGKTFWALGFGMAKDRFGVHWMVNVEDLSQREELTKRAQG from the coding sequence ATGCAAGTCCAACCGTATCTGACGTTCTACGGCCGCGCAGACGAAGCCCTTCGATTCTACGAAAAGGCGCTCGGCGCGAAGACGATGTTCAAGATGCACTTCAAGGATGCGCCGCCGAATCCCGAACACGCGATCACGCCCGAGATGGCCGACAAGGTGATGCATGCGAGCTTCACGATCGGCGACTCGATGATCATGTGCTCGGACGGCGACTGCAGCCAGCCGGCCGGCACGCACGCCGGCTATTCGCTGTCGCTGAACCCGGCGACGGTCGAGGAAGGCAAGAAACTGTTCGATGCGCTCGCCGACGGCGGCGAAGTGACGATGCCGTTCGGCAAGACGTTCTGGGCGCTCGGCTTCGGGATGGCGAAGGACCGTTTCGGCGTGCACTGGATGGTCAACGTCGAGGATCTGTCGCAGCGCGAGGAACTCACGAAACGCGCGCAGGGCTGA
- the mctP gene encoding monocarboxylate uptake permease MctP, with the protein MNLGATFVFVLLFIGVTIIGFLAANWRRGDLAHLDEWGLGGRRFGTIVTWFLLGGDLYTAYTFVAVPALVFGAGAMGFFALPYTILIYPFAFVVFPKLWSIAKRHGYVTAADFVNARYGSRMLALAIAVTGILATMPYIALQLVGIEVVIGALGFDTTGFVGDLPLIIAFAILAAYTYTSGLRAPAMIAIVKDVLIYVTIAAAVIVIPAKLGGFGQIFAHVPPAKLLLKAPDAMSMNGYSAYVTLAIGSALALFLYPHSVTAILSSSSGNSIRRNMAMLPAYSFVLGLLALLGYMALAAGVKDMPQYAPYFKAFGPNFAVPALFLEYFPSWFVGVAFAAIGIGALVPAAIMSIAAANLYTRNIHREFINRNMTHDQETHVAKLTSLIVKVGAVAFILGLPLTYAIQLQLLGGIWIIQTLPAIVLGLYTRLLDHRGLLIGWAAGIVCGTWMAVSLKLASSIFTIHLFGVAIPGYAAVWSLIVNLVVSIVVSVLVRVMGMAHAEDRTRPEDYLDVVEG; encoded by the coding sequence ATGAATCTCGGCGCAACCTTCGTCTTCGTCCTGCTGTTCATCGGCGTCACGATCATCGGTTTCCTGGCCGCGAACTGGCGGCGCGGCGATCTCGCCCATCTCGACGAATGGGGCCTCGGCGGACGCCGCTTCGGCACGATCGTCACGTGGTTCCTGCTCGGCGGCGATCTCTACACCGCATATACGTTCGTCGCGGTGCCTGCGCTCGTGTTCGGCGCCGGCGCGATGGGTTTCTTCGCACTGCCGTACACGATCCTGATCTATCCGTTCGCGTTCGTCGTGTTTCCGAAGCTGTGGAGCATCGCGAAGCGGCACGGCTACGTGACGGCCGCCGACTTCGTCAATGCGCGCTACGGCAGCCGGATGCTCGCACTCGCGATCGCGGTGACGGGCATCCTCGCGACGATGCCGTACATCGCGCTGCAGCTCGTCGGCATCGAAGTGGTGATCGGTGCGCTCGGTTTCGACACGACCGGCTTCGTCGGCGACCTGCCGCTGATCATCGCGTTCGCGATCCTCGCCGCGTACACGTACACGTCGGGGCTGCGCGCGCCCGCGATGATCGCGATCGTGAAGGACGTCCTGATCTACGTGACGATCGCCGCAGCGGTCATCGTGATTCCCGCGAAGCTCGGCGGCTTCGGACAGATCTTCGCTCATGTGCCGCCCGCGAAGCTGCTGCTGAAGGCGCCGGACGCGATGAGCATGAACGGCTACAGCGCGTACGTAACGCTCGCGATCGGCTCGGCGCTCGCGCTGTTCCTGTATCCGCACTCGGTCACGGCGATCCTGTCGTCGTCGTCGGGCAACTCGATCCGCCGCAACATGGCGATGCTGCCCGCTTACTCGTTCGTGCTCGGCCTGCTCGCGCTGCTCGGCTACATGGCGCTTGCGGCGGGCGTGAAGGACATGCCGCAGTACGCGCCGTACTTCAAGGCGTTCGGCCCGAACTTCGCGGTGCCCGCGCTGTTCCTCGAGTATTTCCCGTCGTGGTTCGTCGGCGTCGCGTTCGCGGCGATCGGCATCGGCGCGCTGGTGCCGGCGGCGATCATGTCGATCGCGGCCGCGAACCTGTACACGCGCAACATCCACCGCGAGTTCATCAACCGCAACATGACGCACGACCAGGAGACGCACGTCGCGAAGCTCACTTCGCTGATCGTGAAGGTCGGTGCGGTCGCGTTCATCCTCGGGCTGCCGCTGACCTACGCGATCCAGTTGCAGCTGCTCGGCGGGATCTGGATCATCCAGACGCTGCCCGCGATCGTGCTCGGCCTGTACACGCGGTTGCTCGACCATCGCGGCCTGCTGATCGGCTGGGCGGCCGGCATCGTGTGCGGCACGTGGATGGCGGTGTCGCTGAAGCTCGCGAGCTCGATCTTCACGATCCACCTGTTCGGCGTCGCGATTCCCGGCTACGCGGCCGTGTGGTCGCTGATCGTGAACCTCGTGGTGTCGATCGTGGTGAGCGTGCTGGTGCGCGTGATGGGCATGGCGCATGCGGAGGATCGCACGCGGCCGGAGGATTATCTCGACGTCGTCGAAGGCTGA
- a CDS encoding vWA domain-containing protein, with protein sequence MLLNFFYALRAAKLPVSVKEYLTLLESLKAGLISPSIDAFYFLARMTLVKDEQYFDKFDQAFGAYFHGVSALPSEAFDIPLDWLEKRLERELSPEEKAQIEAMGGLDKLMERLKELLDEQKERHEGGNKWIGTGGTSPFGHGGYNPEGVRIGGPSNGNRTAVKVWEARAYRDYDDSVEIGTRNIKVALRRLRRFAREGAAEELDLPGTIRSTAANAGWLDLRMVPERHNNVKVLMLLDVGGSMDDHIKRTEELFSAAKAEFKHLEFFYFHNCVYDHLWKNNRRRHSERTATWDVLHKFTPDYKLIFVGDATMSPYEVLQPGGSVEYNNPEAGAVWLRRLADQFPHHAWLNPEPERLWEYRQSVAVIRDLLGHRMYPLTLAGLETAMRALSK encoded by the coding sequence ATGCTGCTCAATTTCTTCTACGCGCTGCGCGCAGCCAAGCTGCCCGTCTCGGTGAAGGAATACCTGACGCTGCTCGAATCGCTGAAGGCCGGGCTGATCTCGCCGTCGATCGACGCGTTCTACTTCCTCGCGCGGATGACGCTCGTCAAGGACGAGCAGTACTTCGACAAGTTCGACCAGGCGTTCGGCGCATATTTCCACGGCGTGTCCGCGCTGCCGTCCGAAGCGTTCGACATTCCGCTCGACTGGCTCGAGAAGCGCCTCGAGCGCGAGCTGTCGCCGGAGGAGAAGGCGCAGATCGAAGCGATGGGCGGGCTCGACAAGCTGATGGAGCGCCTGAAGGAACTGCTCGACGAGCAGAAGGAACGCCACGAAGGCGGCAACAAGTGGATCGGCACGGGCGGCACGTCGCCGTTCGGCCACGGCGGCTACAACCCGGAAGGCGTGCGCATCGGCGGCCCGTCGAACGGCAACCGCACCGCGGTGAAGGTGTGGGAAGCGCGCGCATACCGCGATTACGACGATTCCGTCGAGATCGGCACGCGCAACATCAAGGTCGCACTGCGGCGGCTGCGCCGCTTCGCGCGCGAAGGCGCGGCCGAGGAGCTCGACCTGCCCGGCACGATCCGCAGCACGGCCGCGAACGCGGGCTGGCTCGACCTGCGGATGGTGCCCGAGCGCCACAACAACGTGAAGGTGCTGATGCTGCTCGACGTCGGCGGCTCGATGGACGACCACATCAAGCGCACCGAAGAGCTGTTCTCGGCCGCGAAGGCCGAATTCAAGCACCTGGAATTCTTCTACTTCCACAACTGCGTGTACGACCACCTGTGGAAGAACAACCGCCGCCGCCACTCGGAGCGCACCGCGACGTGGGACGTGCTGCACAAGTTCACGCCCGACTACAAGCTGATCTTCGTCGGCGACGCGACGATGAGCCCGTACGAAGTGCTGCAGCCCGGCGGCTCGGTCGAATACAACAACCCGGAAGCCGGCGCCGTATGGCTGCGCCGCCTCGCCGACCAGTTCCCCCATCATGCATGGCTGAACCCCGAGCCCGAGCGGCTATGGGAATACCGGCAGTCGGTCGCGGTCATCCGCGACCTGCTCGGCCATCGCATGTATCCGCTCACGCTCGCGGGCCTCGAAACCGCGATGCGCGCACTCAGCAAGTAA
- the tal gene encoding transaldolase: protein MTTALDQLKQYTTVVADTGDFQQLAQYKPQDATTNPSLILKAVQKDAYKPILEKTVRDHRNESTAFIIDRLLIAFGTEILKLIPGRVSTEVDARLSFDAKRSIDKGRELIKLYEAAGIGRERILIKLASTWEGIRAAEVLQKEGIKCNMTLLFSLVQAAACAEAGAQLISPFVGRIYDWYKKQAGAEWDEAKDGGANDPGVQSVRRIYTYYKTFGYNTEVMGASFRTTSQIIELAGCDLLTISPDLLQKLQDSNETVSRKLSPEALQDKPAERVAIDEASFRFQLNDEAMATEKLAEGIRVFAADAVKLEKLIDALR, encoded by the coding sequence ATGACTACCGCACTCGACCAGCTGAAGCAGTACACGACCGTCGTCGCCGACACGGGCGACTTCCAGCAGCTTGCGCAATACAAGCCGCAGGACGCGACCACGAACCCGTCGCTGATCCTGAAGGCCGTCCAGAAGGATGCGTACAAGCCGATCCTCGAGAAAACCGTCCGCGATCACCGCAACGAAAGCACCGCCTTCATCATCGACCGCCTGCTGATCGCGTTCGGCACCGAGATCCTGAAGCTGATCCCGGGCCGCGTGTCGACCGAGGTCGACGCGCGCCTGTCGTTCGACGCAAAGCGCTCGATCGACAAGGGCCGCGAGCTCATCAAGCTGTACGAAGCAGCCGGCATCGGCCGCGAGCGCATCCTGATCAAGCTCGCGTCGACGTGGGAAGGCATCCGCGCGGCCGAGGTGCTGCAGAAGGAAGGGATCAAGTGCAACATGACCCTGCTTTTCTCGCTCGTGCAGGCCGCCGCGTGCGCGGAAGCCGGCGCGCAACTGATCTCGCCGTTCGTCGGCCGCATCTACGACTGGTACAAGAAGCAGGCCGGCGCGGAATGGGATGAAGCGAAGGACGGCGGTGCGAACGATCCGGGCGTGCAGTCGGTGCGCCGCATCTACACGTACTACAAGACGTTCGGCTACAACACCGAAGTGATGGGCGCGAGCTTCCGCACGACCAGCCAGATCATCGAACTCGCCGGCTGCGACCTGCTGACGATCAGTCCCGATTTGCTGCAGAAGCTGCAGGACAGCAACGAGACGGTTTCGCGCAAGCTGTCGCCGGAAGCGCTGCAGGACAAGCCGGCCGAACGCGTGGCGATCGACGAGGCATCGTTCCGCTTCCAGCTGAACGACGAAGCGATGGCAACCGAAAAGCTCGCCGAAGGCATCCGCGTGTTCGCCGCCGATGCGGTGAAGCTCGAGAAGCTGATCGACGCGCTGCGCTGA
- a CDS encoding alkaline phosphatase D family protein, translating into MDRRHFLKSSTFFTIAAATGTLGVPRSVPSATSTVRKGRYRFPQGVASGDPRDRSVVFWTRCVPVFEDARHRAKGVAHTIPLRLEVSTRPDFSALVASVPLRARATYDFTVRAKVTELSPNITYHYRFVAGDDVSASGVARTAPDADEANDRVRFAWLTCQDWSINHWQAMSLLAAESDLDFVVHVGDYIYETVGASRPGAVEAAHPPLRLPDGKPVADGRAYADTLEDYRTLYRTYRTDPRLQTLHRRLPMIAIWDDHEFSDDGWQDHQVYTNEERQETQRRRNASRAWAEYMPVDWSDVRFEPDNPSYTNIRIYREFRFGMLMHLVMTDERLYRDDHVVSEAAVARAHGHDPVNGDDAAGSRYFVNQNVLQRFEARGTAQLGRAPSMLGPEQTQWWKATLKGSPATWKVWGNEVMLNRLWAVMPGAPKTPAARLVVDCDAWDGYPAHKHELLSYLNEQGIRNVVAISGDLHAFQCGVVRDDPDPEKGTPVAVDFVCAGISSASFYSYLKAAWAGTPLVSLAATPAKLDTFLMTNNPDLRYADHDAQGYASATVTPERFSVVFNKVRPLNPDGTAPADALLERTRLTVPKDSVEVRVERF; encoded by the coding sequence ATGGACCGCCGCCATTTCCTCAAGTCGTCGACCTTTTTCACGATTGCGGCAGCCACCGGTACGCTTGGCGTTCCGCGGTCGGTCCCGTCTGCCACCAGCACAGTGCGCAAAGGCCGCTATCGGTTCCCGCAGGGCGTCGCCAGCGGTGATCCGCGCGATCGCTCCGTCGTGTTCTGGACACGCTGCGTGCCGGTCTTCGAGGACGCGCGGCACCGCGCAAAAGGCGTCGCGCACACGATACCGTTACGGCTCGAAGTATCGACGCGGCCGGATTTCTCGGCTCTCGTCGCCAGCGTACCGCTGAGGGCACGCGCCACCTATGACTTCACCGTGCGCGCGAAGGTAACGGAGCTCTCACCGAATATCACGTACCACTACCGGTTCGTCGCCGGCGACGACGTGAGTGCCAGCGGCGTCGCGCGCACGGCTCCGGATGCCGATGAGGCCAACGACCGCGTTCGCTTCGCATGGCTCACCTGCCAGGACTGGAGCATCAATCACTGGCAAGCCATGAGCCTGCTGGCAGCCGAAAGCGATCTCGATTTCGTCGTGCATGTCGGCGATTACATCTATGAAACGGTCGGGGCCTCGAGACCCGGCGCGGTCGAGGCGGCGCATCCTCCGCTGCGCCTGCCTGACGGAAAGCCTGTCGCCGATGGCCGCGCGTATGCCGATACGCTCGAAGACTATCGGACGCTCTACCGCACCTATCGCACCGACCCGCGCTTGCAGACGCTGCACCGGCGCCTGCCGATGATCGCGATATGGGACGACCACGAATTTTCCGACGACGGCTGGCAGGATCATCAGGTCTACACCAACGAGGAAAGGCAGGAGACGCAGCGCCGCCGCAACGCCAGTCGCGCGTGGGCGGAGTACATGCCGGTGGACTGGAGCGACGTGCGCTTCGAACCGGACAATCCGTCGTACACCAACATTCGTATCTATCGCGAATTTCGCTTCGGCATGCTGATGCATCTCGTGATGACGGATGAGCGGCTGTATCGCGACGACCATGTCGTCAGCGAGGCGGCTGTCGCGCGCGCACACGGACACGACCCGGTCAATGGCGATGACGCAGCCGGCTCGCGCTACTTCGTCAACCAGAACGTGCTGCAGCGCTTCGAGGCGCGGGGTACCGCGCAGCTTGGTCGCGCGCCGTCGATGCTCGGCCCGGAGCAGACGCAATGGTGGAAGGCCACGCTAAAGGGTTCGCCTGCGACCTGGAAGGTGTGGGGCAACGAGGTGATGTTGAACCGTCTGTGGGCCGTGATGCCGGGCGCGCCGAAGACACCGGCAGCACGCCTCGTGGTCGATTGCGACGCATGGGACGGCTATCCGGCGCACAAACACGAACTGCTCTCATACCTGAACGAACAGGGGATCCGCAACGTCGTCGCGATCAGCGGCGACCTGCATGCGTTTCAGTGCGGCGTCGTGCGGGACGACCCCGACCCGGAAAAAGGTACGCCCGTGGCCGTCGATTTCGTCTGCGCAGGCATCAGCAGCGCGTCCTTCTATTCCTACCTGAAAGCCGCATGGGCCGGCACGCCGCTTGTGTCGCTGGCCGCCACCCCGGCCAAACTCGACACCTTCCTGATGACGAACAACCCCGATCTGCGCTACGCCGACCACGACGCACAGGGTTATGCGTCAGCCACCGTCACGCCGGAGCGTTTTTCCGTGGTGTTCAACAAAGTGAGGCCGTTGAACCCGGACGGCACCGCGCCCGCGGATGCCCTGCTCGAGCGCACGCGGCTGACCGTGCCCAAGGACTCGGTCGAGGTACGCGTCGAGCGCTTCTAG